A portion of the Anthonomus grandis grandis chromosome 19, icAntGran1.3, whole genome shotgun sequence genome contains these proteins:
- the LOC126747744 gene encoding multidrug resistance protein homolog 49-like isoform X2: MKEEKEDLETDSFLGNSKNNDEKKEDPIVPYYKLYKFATPFDHLLMAVGLLCSIVCGVLQPYLMILFGDVSGVILEYTSKLTQNLTVLEREMEDERMYEGVRYFSVINCVCGFIIIACSYVGGVSLTQSSLRQSCKMRRLFMEKTLNQDIGWYDQNQTGDFSSIITDNIPKIEDGMGEKVGVVVFLGATSVTGIIWALVKGWQLALVCLASLPLQTGVMGAIAWFSAKYCKQEMKAYGNAGAVAEEVLSSIRTVVAFDGQEKETKRYEKYVKEAQDNNIRRCLFNSINQGFIWFLTYGCFALAFWYGVDLVIADRILPEDQRVWTPGNMVGVFFSTLIANWNIGTIGPYLEIFGMARGAAAKVFHVLESDPKMFKQNEVGRRPDFMSDVVFKEVQFFYPSRPDVQVLKNISLEISFGETVALVGHSGSGKSTIVQLLQRFYDPSSGNITIDGIDLKEVNLSYLRQNVGVVSQEPSLFATTIAENIRYGKLSSTMDEIILAAKKANAHKFICSLPHGYQTVIGERGAQLSGGQKQRIAIARALIKTPNLLILDEATSALDTASEVEVQQALDAISGECTKIVVAHRLSTIRNANRIIVFDQGEIVEEGSHHRLMEVKGVYYNMVTSQGYTEINSEHMKIKLQKTTSFSANSYDGGTKVKEEILEDTTAAKPPSDTRTIFKIIKMNRPEWLAMVTGSLSSLMNGASLPLYGIIFGDILGALSIPDVSILKLQADLYCLDFLYLGIATGLAMFLQIYAFGYAGEKLTYRVRNKMFGSMLKQEMSWFDRKDNGVGALCAQLSGDAASIQGAGGSRIGLILNSVSTFILATAIGFYLDWRLTLIAGVFFPLVFFSISYERKSVQVESQYTQKLLEKSAKIAVEAIDNIRTVKALGCESVFIEAYVKELVFCKKAGFRRSHVKSLIIGLARSLQFMAYSAGISYGANLLIWQQTDASTVFKVLEVVMSSSWSIGNALSFSSNMQKGITAAARVFELFKREPHIKNAPKAIVRQMESSDVEYSNVYFTYPTRPEMQVLNGLDLSVIHGKTVALVGSSGCGKSTLLQLLIRFYDPSEGEVTFNNFDLRNLNLKCLRSNLGIVSQEPNLFDLTIADNISYGINDREVQMKEIEEAAKAANIHNFVTGLPLGYDTRLGSKGKQLSGGQKQRIAIARALLRDPKVLLLDEATSALDNESEKVVQEALDNARQGRTCITIAHRLTTIQDADVICVIKEGLVAEMGTHNELLSKKGHYYEFYKLQAGH, translated from the exons ATGAAGGAGGAGAAGGAGGATCTGGAGACTGATAGTTTCCTGGGAAACTCAAA AAACAATGACGAAAAGAAGGAGGACCCCATCGTGCCCTACTACAAACTG TACAAATTCGCCACCCCATTCGACCACCTCCTCATGGCCGTGGGGCTCCTGTGCTCCATAGTGTGCGGAGTCCTGCAGCCCTACTTAATGATTCTCTTCGGGGACGTCTCCGGGGTCATCCTGGAATACACCTCAAAGTTAACGCAGAATTTGACCGTCCTGGAGAGGGAGATGGAGGACGAGAGGATGTACGAGGGTGTCCGTTACTTCTCGGTGATCAACTGCGTTTGCGGATTTATCATAATCGCGTGCAGTTACGTGGGTGGGGTGAGTTTGACGCAGAGCTCTTTAAGGCAG AGCTGTAAAATGAGAAGGCTATTTATGGAGAAAACCCTGAACCAGGACATCGGATGGTACGACCAAAACCAGACTGGAGACTTCTCGAGCATTATAACAGA CAACATCCCCAAAATCGAGGACGGCATGGGGGAGAAGGTGGGCGTGGTGGTGTTCCTGGGAGCAACCAGCGTCACAGGAATCATCTGGGCGCTGGTCAAAGGGTGGCAGTTGGCGCTGGTGTGCCTCGCCTCCTTACCATTGCAGACTGGAGTGATGGGAGCCATAGCATGG TTTTCAGCCAAATACTGCAAACAAGAGATGAAAGCTTATGGTAACGCCGGAGCTGTGGCCGAAGAGGTGCTGAGCTCCATCAGGACGGTGGTGGCCTTCGATGGCCAAGAAAAGGAGACCAAGAGGTACGAGAAGTACGTAAAGGAAGCCCAGGATAACAACATAAGACGGTGCCTCTTTAACTCCATCAATCAAGGGTTCATTTGGTTCCTCACTTATGGTTGTTTCGCTTTGGCTTTTTGGTATGGGGTGGACCTAGTGATCGCCGACAGGATCCTACCGGAAGACCAAAGAGTCTGGACGCCGGGAAACATGGTGGGG GTGTTCTTTTCCACGTTAATAGCCAACTGGAACATTGGCACCATAGGGCCTTACTTGGAGATATTCGGGATGGCCAGGGGAGCTGCCGCGAAGGTTTTCCACGTCCTGGAAAGCGACCCGAAGATGTTCAAACAGAACGAGGTGGGCAGGAGGCCGGACTTTATGTCCGACGTGGTTTTTAAGGAGGTCCAGTTTTTTTATCCGTCCAGGCCTGATGTTCAG GTCCTGAAAAACATCAGCCTGGAAATCTCGTTTGGGGAAACGGTGGCCCTGGTGGGTCACTCTGGATCTGGCAAGTCTACGATCGTGCAACTTTTGCAGCGTTTCTACGATCCCTCCTCAGGAAAC ATCACCATAGACGGTATCGACTTGAAAGAGGTGAACTTGAGCTACCTGAGGCAAAACGTGGGAGTGGTCAGTCAGGAGCCTTCGCTGTTCGCTACCACCATAGCGGAGAACATCCGATATGGCAAACTTAGTTCCACAATGGAcgaaataa tactggCTGCCAAAAAGGCCAACGCGCATAAGTTCATATGCAGCCTCCCTCACGGTTATCAAACGGTGATAGGGGAGAGAGGAGCGCAGCTCTCTGGGGGCCAAAAGCAACGGATCGCCATCGCCAGGGCCCTCATTAAAACCCCCAACTTGCTTATCTTGGACGAGGCCACGTCTGCTCTCGATACAGCCAGCGAGGTCGAGGTGCAACAGGCACTGGATGCC ATCAGCGGGGAATGCACGAAGATCGTGGTGGCCCATAGGTTATCCACCATAAGGAACGCGAACCGGATAATCGTGTTCGATCAAGGTGAAATCGTCGAGGAGGGCTCCCATCATAGGCTGATGGAGGTCAAGGGGGTCTACTACAACATGGTCACCTCCCAAGGGTACACGGAGATTAACAGCGAAC ACATGAAGATAAAACTGCAAAAGACCACCAGCTTCTCGGCCAATTCTTATGACGGAGGCACAAAGGTGAAGGAGGAAATCCTGGAGGACACAACAGCAGCTAAACCGCCCTCGGACACTCGTACGATCTTcaagataattaaaatgaaCAGACCGGAGTGGTTGGCGATGGTCACGGGGTCCCTTTCGTCCCTTATGAACGGGGCTTCCCTGCCCCTGTACGGGATCATCTTCGGTGACATTTTAGGG GCCCTATCGATCCCGGACGTCTCGATCTTGAAACTGCAAGCGGACCTCTACTGCTTGGACTTCCTTTACTTGGGGATAGCCACCGGTTTGGCCATGTTTTTGCAA ATTTACGCGTTCGGGTATGCAGGCGAGAAGCTCACCTACCGAGTGAGAAACAAGATGTTCGGCTCGATGCTAAAGCAGGAAATGAGCTGGTTCGACCGTAAGGACAACGGGGTGGGGGCGCTGTGCGCTCAGCTATCAGGAGACGCCGCCAGCATCCAAGGG GCTGGAGGTTCAAGGATCGGCCTGATCCTCAACTCGGTTTCCACGTTCATCCTGGCCACGGCCATAGGTTTCTACTTGGACTGGCGACTCACCCTTATAGCGGGGGTGTTCTTCCCTCTGGTGTTCTTCTCCATATCGTACGAGCGTAAGTCGGTCCAAGTGGAGTCGCAGTACACCCAAAAACTGCTGGAAAAATCGGCGAAAATCGCCGTCGAGGCCATCGATAACATTCGCACAGTGAAAGCGCTCGGGTGCGAAAGCGTTTTCATCGAGGCGTACGTTAAGGAGTTGGTTTTTTGTAAGAAAGCGGGGTTCCGGCGGTCGCACGTTAAGTCGTTGATTATTG GCCTGGCAAGGAGTCTACAGTTCATGGCCTACTCCGCGGGGATATCTTACGGGGCGAACCTCCTGATTTGGCAGCAAACCGATGCCTCCACCGTTTTCAAGGTGTTGGAGGTGGTGATGTCCAGCTCCTGGTCCATAGGAAACGCCCTCTCCTTCTCCTCCAACATGCAAAAAGGGATAACGGCAGCAGCGAGAGTGTTCGAGCTCTTTAAGCGAGAGCCCCACATTAAGAACGCCCCTAAGGCAATCGTGCGACAAATG GAAAGCTCAGACGTGGAATATTCCAACGTGTACTTCACCTATCCGACTAGGCCAGAGATGCAAGTGCTCAACGGTCTAGACTTATCGGTTATTCACGGTAAAACTGTGGCTCTGGTGGGCAGCAGCGGCTGCGGAAAATCCACCCTCCTGCAACTCCTGATCCGTTTTTACGACCCCAGCGAGGGCGAGGTCACTTTCAACAATTTCGACCTCAGAAACCTCAACTTGAAGTGCCTGAGGTCCAATTTGGGGATAGTGAGTCAGGAGCCGAACCTCTTCGACCTCACCATCGCGGACAACATCAGCTACGGAATAAACGACCGCGAGGTGCAGATGAAGGAGATAGAGGAGGCCGCCAAGGCCGCTAACATCCATAATTTCGTCACTGGCTTACCGCTG ggTTACGACACGAGGTTGGGAAGCAAAGGGAAGCAGCTGTCGGGGGGGCAGAAGCAGAGGATCGCGATAGCCCGGGCTCTCCTGAGGGATCCTAAAGTGTTGCTGCTAGACGAGGCGACGTCCGCTTTGGATAACGAAAGTGAGAAA GTGGTCCAGGAGGCTCTGGATAACGCGAGACAGGGACGTACTTGCATCACTATAGCCCATAGACTTACCACAATCCAAGACGCTGATGTGATATGCGTCATCAAAGAGGGTCTGGTGGCCGAAATGGGCACTCACAACGAGCTGCTGAGCAAGAAGGGGCACTACTACGAGTTTTACAAGCTACAGGCCGGGCATTAG
- the LOC126747744 gene encoding multidrug resistance protein homolog 49-like isoform X1, which translates to MKEEKEDLETDSFLGNSKNNDEKKEDPIVPYYKLYKFATPFDHLLMAVGLLCSIVCGVLQPYLMILFGDVSGVILEYTSKLTQNLTVLEREMEDERMYEGVRYFSVINCVCGFIIIACSYVGGVSLTQSSLRQSCKMRRLFMEKTLNQDIGWYDQNQTGDFSSIITDNIPKIEDGMGEKVGVVVFLGATSVTGIIWALVKGWQLALVCLASLPLQTGVMGAIAWFSAKYCKQEMKAYGNAGAVAEEVLSSIRTVVAFDGQEKETKRYEKYVKEAQDNNIRRCLFNSINQGFIWFLTYGCFALAFWYGVDLVIADRILPEDQRVWTPGNMVGVFFSTLIANWNIGTIGPYLEIFGMARGAAAKVFHVLESDPKMFKQNEVGRRPDFMSDVVFKEVQFFYPSRPDVQVLKNISLEISFGETVALVGHSGSGKSTIVQLLQRFYDPSSGNITIDGIDLKEVNLSYLRQNVGVVSQEPSLFATTIAENIRYGKLSSTMDEIILAAKKANAHKFICSLPHGYQTVIGERGAQLSGGQKQRIAIARALIKTPNLLILDEATSALDTASEVEVQQALDAISGECTKIVVAHRLSTIRNANRIIVFDQGEIVEEGSHHRLMEVKGVYYNMVTSQGYTEINSEQDMKIKLQKTTSFSANSYDGGTKVKEEILEDTTAAKPPSDTRTIFKIIKMNRPEWLAMVTGSLSSLMNGASLPLYGIIFGDILGALSIPDVSILKLQADLYCLDFLYLGIATGLAMFLQIYAFGYAGEKLTYRVRNKMFGSMLKQEMSWFDRKDNGVGALCAQLSGDAASIQGAGGSRIGLILNSVSTFILATAIGFYLDWRLTLIAGVFFPLVFFSISYERKSVQVESQYTQKLLEKSAKIAVEAIDNIRTVKALGCESVFIEAYVKELVFCKKAGFRRSHVKSLIIGLARSLQFMAYSAGISYGANLLIWQQTDASTVFKVLEVVMSSSWSIGNALSFSSNMQKGITAAARVFELFKREPHIKNAPKAIVRQMESSDVEYSNVYFTYPTRPEMQVLNGLDLSVIHGKTVALVGSSGCGKSTLLQLLIRFYDPSEGEVTFNNFDLRNLNLKCLRSNLGIVSQEPNLFDLTIADNISYGINDREVQMKEIEEAAKAANIHNFVTGLPLGYDTRLGSKGKQLSGGQKQRIAIARALLRDPKVLLLDEATSALDNESEKVVQEALDNARQGRTCITIAHRLTTIQDADVICVIKEGLVAEMGTHNELLSKKGHYYEFYKLQAGH; encoded by the exons ATGAAGGAGGAGAAGGAGGATCTGGAGACTGATAGTTTCCTGGGAAACTCAAA AAACAATGACGAAAAGAAGGAGGACCCCATCGTGCCCTACTACAAACTG TACAAATTCGCCACCCCATTCGACCACCTCCTCATGGCCGTGGGGCTCCTGTGCTCCATAGTGTGCGGAGTCCTGCAGCCCTACTTAATGATTCTCTTCGGGGACGTCTCCGGGGTCATCCTGGAATACACCTCAAAGTTAACGCAGAATTTGACCGTCCTGGAGAGGGAGATGGAGGACGAGAGGATGTACGAGGGTGTCCGTTACTTCTCGGTGATCAACTGCGTTTGCGGATTTATCATAATCGCGTGCAGTTACGTGGGTGGGGTGAGTTTGACGCAGAGCTCTTTAAGGCAG AGCTGTAAAATGAGAAGGCTATTTATGGAGAAAACCCTGAACCAGGACATCGGATGGTACGACCAAAACCAGACTGGAGACTTCTCGAGCATTATAACAGA CAACATCCCCAAAATCGAGGACGGCATGGGGGAGAAGGTGGGCGTGGTGGTGTTCCTGGGAGCAACCAGCGTCACAGGAATCATCTGGGCGCTGGTCAAAGGGTGGCAGTTGGCGCTGGTGTGCCTCGCCTCCTTACCATTGCAGACTGGAGTGATGGGAGCCATAGCATGG TTTTCAGCCAAATACTGCAAACAAGAGATGAAAGCTTATGGTAACGCCGGAGCTGTGGCCGAAGAGGTGCTGAGCTCCATCAGGACGGTGGTGGCCTTCGATGGCCAAGAAAAGGAGACCAAGAGGTACGAGAAGTACGTAAAGGAAGCCCAGGATAACAACATAAGACGGTGCCTCTTTAACTCCATCAATCAAGGGTTCATTTGGTTCCTCACTTATGGTTGTTTCGCTTTGGCTTTTTGGTATGGGGTGGACCTAGTGATCGCCGACAGGATCCTACCGGAAGACCAAAGAGTCTGGACGCCGGGAAACATGGTGGGG GTGTTCTTTTCCACGTTAATAGCCAACTGGAACATTGGCACCATAGGGCCTTACTTGGAGATATTCGGGATGGCCAGGGGAGCTGCCGCGAAGGTTTTCCACGTCCTGGAAAGCGACCCGAAGATGTTCAAACAGAACGAGGTGGGCAGGAGGCCGGACTTTATGTCCGACGTGGTTTTTAAGGAGGTCCAGTTTTTTTATCCGTCCAGGCCTGATGTTCAG GTCCTGAAAAACATCAGCCTGGAAATCTCGTTTGGGGAAACGGTGGCCCTGGTGGGTCACTCTGGATCTGGCAAGTCTACGATCGTGCAACTTTTGCAGCGTTTCTACGATCCCTCCTCAGGAAAC ATCACCATAGACGGTATCGACTTGAAAGAGGTGAACTTGAGCTACCTGAGGCAAAACGTGGGAGTGGTCAGTCAGGAGCCTTCGCTGTTCGCTACCACCATAGCGGAGAACATCCGATATGGCAAACTTAGTTCCACAATGGAcgaaataa tactggCTGCCAAAAAGGCCAACGCGCATAAGTTCATATGCAGCCTCCCTCACGGTTATCAAACGGTGATAGGGGAGAGAGGAGCGCAGCTCTCTGGGGGCCAAAAGCAACGGATCGCCATCGCCAGGGCCCTCATTAAAACCCCCAACTTGCTTATCTTGGACGAGGCCACGTCTGCTCTCGATACAGCCAGCGAGGTCGAGGTGCAACAGGCACTGGATGCC ATCAGCGGGGAATGCACGAAGATCGTGGTGGCCCATAGGTTATCCACCATAAGGAACGCGAACCGGATAATCGTGTTCGATCAAGGTGAAATCGTCGAGGAGGGCTCCCATCATAGGCTGATGGAGGTCAAGGGGGTCTACTACAACATGGTCACCTCCCAAGGGTACACGGAGATTAACAGCGAAC AAGACATGAAGATAAAACTGCAAAAGACCACCAGCTTCTCGGCCAATTCTTATGACGGAGGCACAAAGGTGAAGGAGGAAATCCTGGAGGACACAACAGCAGCTAAACCGCCCTCGGACACTCGTACGATCTTcaagataattaaaatgaaCAGACCGGAGTGGTTGGCGATGGTCACGGGGTCCCTTTCGTCCCTTATGAACGGGGCTTCCCTGCCCCTGTACGGGATCATCTTCGGTGACATTTTAGGG GCCCTATCGATCCCGGACGTCTCGATCTTGAAACTGCAAGCGGACCTCTACTGCTTGGACTTCCTTTACTTGGGGATAGCCACCGGTTTGGCCATGTTTTTGCAA ATTTACGCGTTCGGGTATGCAGGCGAGAAGCTCACCTACCGAGTGAGAAACAAGATGTTCGGCTCGATGCTAAAGCAGGAAATGAGCTGGTTCGACCGTAAGGACAACGGGGTGGGGGCGCTGTGCGCTCAGCTATCAGGAGACGCCGCCAGCATCCAAGGG GCTGGAGGTTCAAGGATCGGCCTGATCCTCAACTCGGTTTCCACGTTCATCCTGGCCACGGCCATAGGTTTCTACTTGGACTGGCGACTCACCCTTATAGCGGGGGTGTTCTTCCCTCTGGTGTTCTTCTCCATATCGTACGAGCGTAAGTCGGTCCAAGTGGAGTCGCAGTACACCCAAAAACTGCTGGAAAAATCGGCGAAAATCGCCGTCGAGGCCATCGATAACATTCGCACAGTGAAAGCGCTCGGGTGCGAAAGCGTTTTCATCGAGGCGTACGTTAAGGAGTTGGTTTTTTGTAAGAAAGCGGGGTTCCGGCGGTCGCACGTTAAGTCGTTGATTATTG GCCTGGCAAGGAGTCTACAGTTCATGGCCTACTCCGCGGGGATATCTTACGGGGCGAACCTCCTGATTTGGCAGCAAACCGATGCCTCCACCGTTTTCAAGGTGTTGGAGGTGGTGATGTCCAGCTCCTGGTCCATAGGAAACGCCCTCTCCTTCTCCTCCAACATGCAAAAAGGGATAACGGCAGCAGCGAGAGTGTTCGAGCTCTTTAAGCGAGAGCCCCACATTAAGAACGCCCCTAAGGCAATCGTGCGACAAATG GAAAGCTCAGACGTGGAATATTCCAACGTGTACTTCACCTATCCGACTAGGCCAGAGATGCAAGTGCTCAACGGTCTAGACTTATCGGTTATTCACGGTAAAACTGTGGCTCTGGTGGGCAGCAGCGGCTGCGGAAAATCCACCCTCCTGCAACTCCTGATCCGTTTTTACGACCCCAGCGAGGGCGAGGTCACTTTCAACAATTTCGACCTCAGAAACCTCAACTTGAAGTGCCTGAGGTCCAATTTGGGGATAGTGAGTCAGGAGCCGAACCTCTTCGACCTCACCATCGCGGACAACATCAGCTACGGAATAAACGACCGCGAGGTGCAGATGAAGGAGATAGAGGAGGCCGCCAAGGCCGCTAACATCCATAATTTCGTCACTGGCTTACCGCTG ggTTACGACACGAGGTTGGGAAGCAAAGGGAAGCAGCTGTCGGGGGGGCAGAAGCAGAGGATCGCGATAGCCCGGGCTCTCCTGAGGGATCCTAAAGTGTTGCTGCTAGACGAGGCGACGTCCGCTTTGGATAACGAAAGTGAGAAA GTGGTCCAGGAGGCTCTGGATAACGCGAGACAGGGACGTACTTGCATCACTATAGCCCATAGACTTACCACAATCCAAGACGCTGATGTGATATGCGTCATCAAAGAGGGTCTGGTGGCCGAAATGGGCACTCACAACGAGCTGCTGAGCAAGAAGGGGCACTACTACGAGTTTTACAAGCTACAGGCCGGGCATTAG